In Deltaproteobacteria bacterium, one genomic interval encodes:
- a CDS encoding amidohydrolase family protein, translating to MHCVDADGHVEECLETFDDKYLDPKFRGQRPRVVGVDGMAYWMIDEQLFPRRVGRGCNNLGTPLTIDGKLAKHSVGKVDSVGSQELTNVGERLAIMDEEEIAVQVVYTTLFLAYPLTSNVPLATALCDSYNRWLGDRLGGSDRIKWAAVVNLDDVNGAVRSVNEAAELGAVSVMVLGTAGDRLLDDDELLPFYEAVEGNNLALGVHVGWSCPSVNNLYSHIYPSGVIAFHMPVLMACTSLIAGGVLDRHPDMRVVFLEAGCMWVPFMLDRLKHRYENQGELLLKFIPECVPKQALPAMDYVEKGNLFFSAEIEDSLLPHVMQEVGQGQIVMGTDMPHGDRERFAARMLRERTDISDAAKDAILDGNPRRLYAL from the coding sequence ATGCACTGCGTAGACGCTGACGGCCACGTGGAAGAGTGCTTGGAGACTTTCGACGACAAGTACCTGGACCCCAAGTTCCGCGGCCAGCGGCCGCGGGTGGTGGGCGTGGACGGCATGGCCTACTGGATGATCGACGAGCAGCTCTTCCCGCGCCGGGTGGGCCGCGGCTGCAACAACCTCGGAACGCCCCTGACCATCGACGGCAAGCTGGCGAAACACTCGGTGGGCAAGGTGGACAGCGTCGGCAGCCAGGAGCTGACCAACGTCGGCGAGCGGCTGGCGATCATGGACGAGGAGGAGATCGCCGTGCAGGTGGTTTACACGACGCTCTTTCTCGCCTATCCGCTGACCAGCAACGTCCCCTTGGCTACCGCGCTGTGCGACTCGTACAACCGCTGGCTGGGAGACCGGCTGGGCGGCAGCGACCGCATCAAGTGGGCGGCGGTGGTGAACCTGGACGACGTGAACGGCGCCGTGCGCTCGGTGAACGAGGCCGCGGAGCTGGGCGCCGTGTCGGTGATGGTGCTGGGCACCGCCGGCGACCGCCTGCTGGACGACGACGAGCTGCTGCCGTTCTACGAGGCGGTGGAAGGGAACAACCTCGCGCTGGGCGTCCACGTGGGCTGGTCGTGCCCGTCGGTGAACAACCTCTACTCGCACATCTACCCCTCCGGCGTCATCGCGTTCCACATGCCGGTGCTGATGGCGTGCACCTCGCTCATCGCCGGCGGCGTCCTCGACCGGCACCCGGACATGCGCGTGGTGTTCCTGGAAGCCGGCTGCATGTGGGTGCCGTTCATGCTCGACCGACTGAAGCACCGCTACGAGAACCAAGGCGAGCTGCTGCTCAAGTTCATCCCCGAGTGCGTGCCCAAGCAGGCGCTGCCGGCCATGGACTACGTCGAGAAGGGCAACCTTTTCTTCAGCGCGGAGATCGAGGACTCGCTGTTGCCGCACGTGATGCAGGAGGTGGGGCAGGGTCAGATCGTCATGGGGACGGACATGCCCCACGGCGACCGGGAGCGCTTCGCCGCGCGCATGCTGCGCGAGCGCACCGACATTTCCGATGCCGCCAAGGACGCGATCCTGGACGGCAACCCCAGGCGGCTCTACGCGTTGTAG